In Camelus bactrianus isolate YW-2024 breed Bactrian camel chromosome 18, ASM4877302v1, whole genome shotgun sequence, one DNA window encodes the following:
- the LOC141573941 gene encoding trafficking protein particle complex subunit 9-like, whose protein sequence is MRSTFTFGRACNMSIPDYVQCAEEYETLPVVVQPVGIISEDNFFCIYKRISLVSQISPCGSQWALCIHYRHHYAFENAWSDFKTHRKVVGLVTITNCLSAKAFEKFHVQRSCMAPRLMTLSTLSLCCMGR, encoded by the coding sequence ggcctgcaacatgagcatccctgactacgtgcagtgtgctgaggaatacGAGACTCTCCCTGTGgtcgtccaacccgtggggatcatttcagaggacaatttcttttgcatctataagcgaatctccttggtgagccagatcagcccgtgcggctcccagtgggcactctgtatccactacaggcaccactatgcgttcgagaatgcgtggagtgacttcaagacccaccgcaaggtcgtgggccttgtcaccattaccaactgcctctcggccaaggccttcgagaagttccatgtgcagaggagctgtatggcaccacgcttaatgactctcagcactttgtctttgtgctgcatggggaggtag